A section of the Campylobacter lanienae NCTC 13004 genome encodes:
- a CDS encoding Mrp/NBP35 family ATP-binding protein, whose translation MDEKILDRLKSVIYPGFKKSIVEFGFVKSTDPKIIVEITSAKPEVAQTIKNEIEKLNLNKEIEIIAPKPQTQQSNSQSGKNIAPQIKNFVMVSSGKGGVGKSTTTLNLAISLAKQGKKVGLLDADIYGPNIPRMLGVQGKQPEVIGQKLKPLQTHGIEMMSMGLLIEEGQGLMWRGAMIMKAITQLLNEVEWGELDILLLDMPPGTGDAQITLAQSVPVTAGICVTTPQTVALDDSARSLDMFEKLHIPVAGVIENMSGFICPDNGKEYDIFGKGGADALASEYDTAILAQIPIEPSVRIGGDSGRPVSFYKPNSISAKRYEEAATKLWDIIEDINANGGADNSAIQPDMSRSGCH comes from the coding sequence ATGGATGAAAAAATTCTAGACAGACTAAAAAGCGTGATTTACCCAGGCTTTAAAAAGAGCATTGTAGAATTTGGCTTTGTCAAATCCACAGATCCAAAGATCATAGTAGAGATCACCTCAGCCAAACCTGAAGTCGCTCAAACTATCAAAAATGAGATAGAAAAGCTGAATTTAAACAAAGAGATAGAGATCATCGCCCCAAAGCCTCAAACCCAACAATCCAACTCACAAAGTGGCAAAAATATCGCCCCACAGATTAAAAACTTCGTAATGGTAAGCAGCGGCAAAGGTGGCGTAGGCAAATCCACAACTACTTTAAATTTAGCCATTAGCCTAGCCAAACAAGGCAAAAAAGTAGGGCTATTAGACGCTGATATTTATGGGCCAAATATCCCAAGAATGCTAGGTGTCCAAGGCAAACAGCCCGAAGTCATAGGCCAAAAGTTAAAGCCACTTCAAACTCACGGAATCGAGATGATGAGCATGGGGCTTTTGATAGAAGAGGGTCAAGGACTAATGTGGCGTGGCGCTATGATTATGAAGGCTATAACTCAGCTTTTAAATGAAGTTGAGTGGGGAGAGCTAGATATCTTACTTCTAGATATGCCTCCAGGCACAGGCGATGCGCAAATCACCCTAGCCCAAAGTGTGCCAGTAACAGCTGGAATTTGCGTTACAACTCCGCAAACAGTCGCTCTAGATGACTCTGCTAGAAGCCTTGATATGTTCGAAAAGCTCCATATCCCAGTGGCTGGCGTGATAGAGAATATGAGTGGATTTATCTGCCCTGATAATGGCAAAGAGTATGATATATTTGGCAAGGGTGGAGCTGACGCGCTGGCTAGTGAGTATGATACTGCGATACTAGCCCAAATTCCTATAGAACCATCTGTTAGAATAGGTGGTGATAGCGGAAGGCCAGTTAGCTTTTATAAGCCAAATTCAATCAGCGCTAAAAGATATGAAGAGGCCGCTACAAAGCTATGGGATATTATAGAAGATATCAACGCAAATGGCGGTGCTGATAACTCAGCTATTCAGCCTGATATGAGTAGGTCTGGCTGTCATTAA